One Helianthus annuus cultivar XRQ/B chromosome 12, HanXRQr2.0-SUNRISE, whole genome shotgun sequence genomic region harbors:
- the LOC110893135 gene encoding uncharacterized protein LOC110893135, with protein MSPSKKHKQHDNRNKGGSKSSIPPCKTCGKLHTVECLLGKKGCYNCGQEGHPYYKCPSPVRTCFNCFTPSHVKAECPKLKQKGQKDGKKDENQKARGRMFQITTEEAKVLPNVVSGIFLVNIIPVNVLFDSGASRSFVSNELTCHPSFRKERMSIPLEVEVADSKSYVLYEICKNCKITIENEDFEIDLIPMVLGEFKVVVGMDWLSRYHAEIRCEAKVIHVLSPNGARVSIRGERKLETKLCTIVEAVKYARNAGKAFLAYVVDTRQKTPEIGEVEVVNEYPDVFPDELPDYHLSERWNSKLN; from the coding sequence ATGAGTCCGTCCAAGAAACATAAGCAACATGACAATAGAAACAAAGGAGGATCTAAAAGTAGTATTCCTCCATGCAAAACTTGTGGGAAGCTTCATACTGTAGAATGTCTATTGGGGAAGAAGGGATGCTACAACTGTGGTCAGGAAGGGCATCCTTACTATAAGTGCCCTAGTCCCGTGAGGACGTGTTTCAATTGCTTTACTCCTAGTCACGTCAAAGCCGAATGTCCGAAGCTAAAACAAAAGGGGCAAAAAGATGGAAAGAAGGATGAAAATCAGAAGGCTCGGGGAAGGATGTTTCAAATTACCACGGAGGAGGCTAAGGTTCTACCGAATGTTGTATCAGGTATTTTCTTAGTCAACATAATACCCGTAAATGTGTTGTTCGATTCCGGTGCTAGTAGATCTTTTGTGTCAAATGAACTTACGTGTCATCCCTCCTTTAGAAAAGAACGAATGTCTATACCCTTAGAAGTAGAGGTAGCGGATAGCAAAAGTTATGTGTTATATGAAATTTGTAAAAACTGTAAGATCACCATAGAAAATGAAGACTTTGAAATAGATCTTATTCCTATGGTTTTGGGGGAATTTAAAGTagtagttggaatggattggttatcccgttaTCATGCGGAAATACGATGTGAGGCGAAAGTTATTCATGTATTGTCACCTAATGGGGCTCGAGTAAGTATTCGTGGGGAAAGAAAATTAGAGACAAAATTGTGTACGATTGTCGAGGCAGTTAAGTACGCAAGAAATGCGGGCAAGGCGTTTTTGGCCTACGTAGTAGACACAAGACAAAAGACGCCTGAAATTGGAGaagttgaagttgtgaacgagTATCCGGATGTGTTTCCGGACGAATTACCGGATTACCACCTGAGCGAGAGGTGGAATTCCAAATTGAACTAA